A stretch of Gadus chalcogrammus isolate NIFS_2021 chromosome 9, NIFS_Gcha_1.0, whole genome shotgun sequence DNA encodes these proteins:
- the gnrhr4 gene encoding LOW QUALITY PROTEIN: gonadotropin releasing hormone receptor 4 (The sequence of the model RefSeq protein was modified relative to this genomic sequence to represent the inferred CDS: deleted 2 bases in 1 codon): MFHQAAEEASGNASCEEQPSPVPSSSSAAACNSSAGGGGGDALLLPTFSTAAKARVVITFTLCAVSAVCNLAVLWAASHGGRRKSHVRILIVNLTAADLLVTFIVMPVDAAWNITVQWQAGDVACRALMFLKLVAMYSCAFVTVVISLDRHSAILNPLGISEAKRRSQIMLSVAWTMSVLLSLPQIFIFHNVTITVPERFTQCTTRGSFVQHWQETVYNLFTFVCLFLLPLVIMIFCYARILVEISSRMGRGSRLSREVHLRRSHNNIPKARMRTLKMSIVIVTSFIVCWTPYYLLGLWYWLFPEDMEETVSHSLTHMLFIFGLFNAYALPTHPTLTHGLFTIHFHHRPTAGPVGGSEQRGQQEETCHSVKSSFVSVSNGSQDDAQKSGPISQV; this comes from the exons ATGTTCCACCAAGCCGCCGAGGAGGCCAGCGGGAACGCCAGCTGCGAGGAGCAgccctcccccgtcccctcctcctcctccgctgccGCCTGCAACTCCAGcgcgggcgggggagggggggacgcgCTCCTGCTGCCCACCTTCTCCACCGCCGCCAAGGCGCGGGTCGTCATCACCTTCACCCTGTGCGCCGTGTCCGCCGTGTGCAACCTGGCCGTGCTGTGGGCCGCCAGCCACGGCGGCCGCCGCAAGTCCCACGTCCGCATCCTGATCGTGAACCTGACGGCGGCCGACCTGCTGGTCACCTTCATCGTGATGCCCGTGGACGCGGCGTGGAACATCACCGTGCAGTGGCAGGCGGGAGACGTGGCCTGCCGGGCCCTCATGTTCCTCAAGCTGGTGGCCATGTACTCGTGCGCCTTCGTCACCGTGGTGATCAGCCTGGACCGCCACTCGGCCATCCTCAACCCGCTGGGCATCAGCGAGGCCAAGAGGAGGAGTCAGATCATGCTGTCGGTGGCGTGGACCATGAGCGTGCTGCTCTCGCTCCCGCAG ATCTTCATCTTCCACAACGTGACCATCACGGTGCCAGAGCGCTTCACCCAGTGCACCACTCGCGGGAGCTTCGTGCAGCACTGGCAGGAGACTGTCTACAACCTGTTCACCTTCGTGTGTCTCTTCCTGCTGCCCCTGGTCATCATGATCTTCTGCTACGCCCGCATCCTGGTGGAGATCTCCAGCCGCATGGGGAGAGGCAGCC GGCTCTCTCGAGAGGTCCACCTCCGCCGCTCGCACAACAACATCCCCAAAGCCCGCATGAGGACCTTGAAGATGAGCATCGTCATCGTCACGTCCTTCATCGTTTGCTGGACCCCCTACTACCTGCTGGGCCTGTGGTACTGGCTGTTCCCCGAGGACATGGAGGAGACCGTGTCCCACTCGTTGACGCACATGCTGTTCATTTTCGGCTTGTTCAACGCCTACGCACTGCCT ACCCATCCCACGCTCACCCACGGCCTATTCACCATCCACTTCCACCACCG GCCGACGGCGGGCCCCGTCGGCGGCAGCGAGCAGAGGGGCCAGCAGGAGGAGACCTGCCACAGCGTTAAGAGCAGCTTTGTGTCCGTTAGCAACGGGAGCCAGGACGACGCCCAGAAGTCCGGCCCCATCAGCCAGGTGTAA